Genomic segment of Hydra vulgaris chromosome 08, alternate assembly HydraT2T_AEP:
AAGCACACACAGATGGtaggaaaaaaattgttaatttctTGATTAGATTTTTCATTAGATTAGGTTTAAGTAAACATCATTAGATTTCGATAAAGGTGCACTCCACATGCACGTGGCTGAATATGTAAATGCTTATTTCACAAGATTCTAGATAGTAGCTTGTGATCGTTTGACAGGTAAAGATGGGTTTATGGGGAtctttttatgttataaacttAGTCTATATTGTTATATCTGGAAAGGTTATATCTGgaaaaaacatatacataaaatttagaGAGTTGCAAACCAATGGTATTTTTGAATGAGAATTCTGTAATGAAGATCTtacactttttcaaaattttcacaagAATTGGGTTGCTTAGCTTTATTTTTCTACCTTGTCTTTTGCTTACTATTTGCTTACCCCcaaaaaggtaaaatttttgTACTTTGTTGGATACTTGTGATCAATtatgaaaaattgattttaaagtatttttggaACAAGTCATTTCgcgatttaaaaataattacaaaattttggtagaggtttagttataaatattagGAGCTCGGAATTCCCTGAATAATGGTTTGACATGGGCGTATCAAACAACATTGTATATTATTCGACATGCTTGCTTTATGTATGTTTTCTTTAATGTTGAGGAGCATGTGTTTGCCCAAACAATAGTTGATATAACTGCAAATAaacgaataatatatttttttagcaaactttGATTAGAAAGTcctttatttaatacattaatattttttattagctgGGAAGGTGAAGtaaatcattattatcattaccGTTTTTATCTGGAAGAAAATGTGTACGTCTGGGTATTTATTGAAATctagcaatctttttttttttaatgtaaatatttttgtttactggATTTAATAGAAtcaaaatttactaataatgaaataattagcctttttttttctctatctCCTATATTTGTTCTCTATTCCCACTAtctgttacattttttatagagtattgtttttttaaaagttgatttcctgTGGCTATTTAGGTAATGCTCTTATTGGCAATATTGCTgaagatattattttaagaacATGTATTAAGAATTTATGCACcatgaattatttattagggGAGATGGGGGCGCATTGATCGCCGTAGCAGTGTTTTGAAAATTGCGCAGAACCTGAAAGAGatgtaaaaacttattaactacGAAACACGTGTAGAACTATCTGGTTTTTGGAATGTATAaatatgttgatttaaaaaaatgataaacatgaataattttaacttttaaacaaccCTCTCAAAAAATCAATGTACCCCAAACTATGGGGTACTATGATCTCCGACTTGGGGCACATTGATCTTATATGCGTAATATTATCTAAACGTTTAACACTTCTATAACTAAATCTTGTAAATAATTTAGTCAAAGGGTAATATTGTATAACATATAAtacatctaaattttttaattattttttaaatatagcagTTAAACCCACTagtctaatttttaattaaaaaatgtatatatcaCAGCAGCTATAAGCTACCCGCTTTATATACGTTTAAAACTTTACAACAACTTGAAATTTATAAGAACTGAAATATAAAGACTGAAATAAGAATACAACTTTTAAGTTTACAAAACTTGTTAAAAGTACAATATTTTGATTAAGAATATTTCATCATTTGTGAAAGTCAAGTTGTGAAGCAGCTTTTggtttacattgttttttattcctaAGCAAGTAATTCTTAGTTTCTTTCTTATCTTTTGTGGAgactttttgttgatttttggtttgcttcaaaattttcttttcttttgacAAACGAATTTCATTTCTGACAGGAGTATCAGTCAAGATCCTTGTTTTTAACTGcctacttttaacattttttttctggCAGATGCTTTTGGGTAAGGTTTTAAAACCTCAGGTGAGATTATAGAAGCAACACTTGTTGacactttgtttaaaatacttgtttCAATATTTACTATAGTTATTTCAGACTCTATGTGATTAACATGTGCTGGTATCATTTCAGATTCCATGTTGTTGACAGGAGTGATAGTAACTGTATCTGGAGCAGCTCTATCTGTAACTGATGATGGTAAATATTCGTCATCATTGAAAATTTCAGAATTGAATGGCTCAATGCCAGCTACTCTAAATCCTGTCTGTATATTAGATGGTGAGAAAGCTTTTGTATACGGTTCTCGAACTATTGAAACAATATCATAAATGGTCATTGGTCTTGGGTTTGAAACCATCCAATTATCACATGCAGAATTGTAAATTCTTTTCAATGGTCCAAAAACAGTTCTATCTAATGGCTGCAATTTATGGCTGCAATGGGTAGGAAAACTTATCATTGTAATTCCGTGTTGAATTGCAAGCTCCAAGCCTTTAACAGAAATATGACTTTCATGACTGTTGAGAAGTAACAAAACTGGAGATTCCTGAGAACAGTttgaatatttaacaaaatgtttaatcCATTCTATGAAAATTTCTGAGTTCATCCAACCAGAAGGATTTGCAAATCCCACACATCCAGGAGGTCCTTCCTTAATCATGTAATCATGAAACTTTACCctaggaaaaataaataatggagGAATGGAATTTCCAATAGCATTAGAGGCACAACATGCAGTTACCAATGTTCCTCGTTCTGCAGATGTGATTCTTCCAACTTGTTTGCTTCCTCTACCAGCTAAAACCTTTACCGGCTTTTGAACGGTTGTTAAAccagtttcatcaacattatatatacaGTTAGGATTATATTTATATCGATTTCTTACCGTtttaagattttgaaaaaactctCTTACAGTGTGTTTGTTAAAAGCTGTTGATCGAGCGAAGCTCGTTGCTTCAGGTGTTCGTAGAGACAACTCTGGTTGTCTTTTCATAAAACCTTGCAACCAATCAATGcctgcaattttatttttgacccATGATGATGGGCAtatcttattgttttttaaagcaaattcaTATGCCAATAATCGCGTTGACCTAGTTGAAAGGCCATAGTTCATTTATGATGCAATTAGTAAATaacttgataaacttttttcatcttctGCTGTAAAAACTTGTCTATTGTTGTAGTTAGGCTTGAAAGCTTCATTTGGATTAAGCCTCTTTTTAcgacaatatctttttaaagtcATTCTATCTATGTTAAACTGACGTGCTACAACATTCAGTTGTGTTCcttctaaaactttattaacagCTACTTTCACTTGGTATAgcaactttatttgtttttttaattctatttctAACCATTTTAAgatctgtaaaaaaatatatcaataaaaacatgtttttaataaatgctaatatttaacataataatattatgttaaatattttttaattattatgttaaatattattcttttgatattataaaataatagtattattattactagCTTATAACAtaagtagatttaaaaaatgaaatgctCAAAgctattgtttgtttatatatagtttttttttaaattataaatacaattcCATTCGTTTAACTGTATtgcttataaacaaaaacatgggGCACTTCGTCTTCTATGGGGCACTTTGATCCTCCGATCAATGGGCCCCGCATAGTCAAAGATCAATGTACCC
This window contains:
- the LOC136083251 gene encoding uncharacterized protein LOC136083251; translation: MNYGLSTRSTRLLAYEFALKNNKICPSSWVKNKIAGIDWLQGFMKRQPELSLRTPEATSFARSTAFNKHTVREFFQNLKTVRNRYKYNPNCIYNVDETGLTTVQKPVKVLAGRGSKQVGRITSAERGTLVTACCASNAIGNSIPPLFIFPRVKFHDYMIKEGPPGCVGFANPSGWMNSEIFIEWIKHFVKYSNCSQESPVLLLLNSHESHISVKGLELAIQHGITMISFPTHCSHKLQPLDRTVFGPLKRIYNSACDNWMVSNPRPMTIYDIVSIVREPYTKAFSPSNIQTGFRVAGIEPFNSEIFNDDEYLPSSVTDRAAPDTVTITPVNNMESEMIPAHVNHIESEITIVNIETSILNKVSTSVASIISPEVLKPYPKASARKKMLKVGS